The following are encoded in a window of Plasmodium vivax chromosome 10, whole genome shotgun sequence genomic DNA:
- a CDS encoding transmembrane protein, putative (encoded by transcript PVX_079895A) has product MVKGTKISLYLPLLLLLLLSYTCVQAAYFYVKEGVDKCFVESVASNVVITSSYDNFGLKGKDAFAHNASTRIEALRLKKKYLPFFLIAELKCHINIKDQQGRVVYSHDTSAISKGKVSYLTKKNGLYYICISCPSSNWFKSTAIKWSLSIEVGGSDVDIENVAKKSELSETLSILLNLKKKFTSMKLQQIYQKQMATNLYEHNKSVHNKMFYCYILEIIILVAITVYSIVHLKNYFRAQKLM; this is encoded by the exons ATGgtgaaaggaacaaaaataagtttatacctgccgctgctgctgttgctgctgctgagCTATACGTGCGTACAGGCGGCGTACTTTTACGTGAAGGAGGGAGTCGATAAATGCTTCGTAGAGAGCGTCGCGAGCAATGTCGTCATCACGTCGTCCTATGACAATTTTGGATTAAAAGGCAAGGATGCTTTTGCACACAA CGCTTCCACGCGTATCGAAGCGCTacgtttaaaaaagaaatacctccctttttttctcattgCAGAACTGAAGTGCCATATCAATATAAAGGACCAGCAGGGAAGAGTGGTGTACTCCCACGACACGTCTGCAATTAGTAAAG GAAAAGTCTCCTACCTGACGAAAAAGAATGGGCTGTATTATATTTGCATCTCTTGCCCGTCGTCCAACTGGTTTAAAAGCACGGCCATCAAATGGAGCCTATCCATAGAGGTAGGAGGGTCAGATGTGGATATCGAAAACGTGGCCAAAAAATCCGAATTAAGTGAGACGCTATCCATTTTGctgaatttgaagaagaagttcACCTCCATGAAGTTGCAGCAGATATATCAGAAGCAAATG GCGACCAACCTGTACGAACACAACAAATCGGTCCACAACAAGATGTTCTACTGCTACATACTCGAAATTATAATACTCGTGGCCATCACCGTCTACTCCATTgtgcatttgaaaaattattttaggGCCCAAAAATTGATGTAG